The following coding sequences lie in one Streptomyces sp. NBC_00510 genomic window:
- a CDS encoding lamin tail domain-containing protein — protein MSARITRRVIATVLASGAVVAAAALPAGAAESRDHGWSRVVIGDVNTRDGHGHGRGGRGGDEWIEVVNTGRGSVNLRGWSLSDRDGNRYRFNNVWLAGHSKVRVHTGFGRDGRRDVFQDRRNSVWDRRDVATLRNDHRQVVDVKSWGGRR, from the coding sequence ATGTCTGCTCGTATCACCCGTCGCGTCATCGCCACCGTCCTCGCCTCCGGAGCGGTCGTGGCCGCCGCCGCCCTGCCGGCCGGCGCTGCGGAGAGCCGCGACCACGGCTGGTCCCGGGTGGTGATCGGTGACGTCAACACCCGTGACGGCCACGGCCACGGCCGCGGTGGCCGCGGCGGTGACGAATGGATCGAAGTGGTGAACACGGGCCGCGGCTCGGTCAACCTGCGCGGCTGGAGCCTGTCGGACCGGGACGGCAACCGCTACCGCTTCAACAACGTGTGGCTCGCCGGGCACTCGAAGGTGCGCGTCCACACCGGCTTCGGCCGCGACGGCCGGCGCGACGTCTTCCAGGACCGCCGCAACTCCGTCTGGGACCGCCGCGACGTCGCGACCCTGCGCAACGACCACCGCCAGGTCGTGGACGTCAAGTCCTGGGGCGGCCGCCGCTGA
- a CDS encoding SpoIIE family protein phosphatase: MRGTLFADAPDGLPRSRGAAFAVVDARGTVTNWTPGAERLLGWTAAEARGPVSRLLWSRPDGARVAGIMSTEHSVFLGPLLLRHRDGEPVGVVLWGHPLAQDRWLLQAENAEAVRQDDLLGALLRGLFTESPFIIDVFDTDLRFLARNDSQIRATGFPEDFVGCTMREVAPPGLLDPDAFEARQRLVLSSGRAMIGSEVRGRDPRDPDRDTVWSETILPLRGADGDVVALAHMVFDLTTEARARERLDLVNEASARIGSTLDVLHTAQELTDVAVPRFADFSYVNLVDSVLGGEEPLPGPVADTVPLRRAAATMVPGGPARTVVAPGDVDGFASLPGTPAARALATGKPVLLTGEELLVELEAADPARAELIQGFAVRSWLLVPMFARGAALGVVLFIRFTRAHSFEADDVMLAQEFVARAAVCIDNASRYTRERATALALQRNLLPQRLPALATVDAASRHLSRGGHAGPGGIWFDVIPLSSARTALVIGEAGGHGLHSAVSMGRLRTAVRTLADLDMAPEELLTHLSDQVKRFHEEQGGPTPGVSAPTCLYTIFDPITMRSAVASAGHAMPARVSPDGEVSVAGAPTTPALGTGGVPFECSEVAHADGDLLALYTEGLLAPASGDGAVLRLGEALAGAGPGSGPGEIADEALRRLVPGGHPGEDVALLVARLHRLPPDRYATWDLAGAPESVGRARGLVTGKLAEWDLAELEFTTELLVSELVTNAIRYGSPPVRLRLIRDRRLICEVGDGSSTSPHVRRALETDEGGRGLYLVSQLASLWGTRYHARGKTIWAEQPLPAPGGADDG, from the coding sequence ATGCGCGGCACGCTGTTCGCCGACGCCCCTGACGGTCTCCCCCGGTCCAGAGGCGCCGCCTTCGCCGTCGTCGACGCACGGGGCACCGTGACGAACTGGACCCCCGGCGCAGAGCGGCTGCTCGGCTGGACGGCCGCCGAGGCCCGCGGGCCGGTGTCCCGGCTGCTGTGGTCACGCCCCGACGGCGCCCGCGTCGCGGGCATCATGAGCACGGAGCACTCGGTCTTCCTGGGCCCCCTGCTGCTGCGGCACCGGGACGGCGAGCCGGTCGGGGTGGTGCTGTGGGGACATCCCCTCGCGCAGGACCGCTGGCTGCTGCAGGCGGAGAACGCCGAGGCGGTGCGGCAGGACGACCTGCTCGGCGCGCTGCTGCGCGGCCTGTTCACCGAGTCGCCGTTCATCATCGACGTCTTCGACACGGACCTGCGCTTCCTGGCCCGCAACGACTCCCAGATCCGCGCGACGGGCTTCCCCGAGGACTTCGTCGGGTGCACCATGCGCGAGGTGGCGCCGCCCGGGCTGCTGGACCCTGACGCCTTCGAGGCGCGCCAGCGGCTGGTGCTCAGCTCGGGCCGGGCGATGATCGGCAGCGAGGTGCGCGGCCGCGACCCCCGCGACCCGGACCGGGACACGGTCTGGTCGGAGACGATCCTGCCCCTGCGCGGCGCCGATGGTGACGTGGTGGCCCTGGCGCACATGGTCTTCGACCTCACCACGGAGGCCCGGGCCCGGGAACGGCTCGACCTGGTCAACGAGGCCAGCGCGCGGATCGGCAGCACCCTGGACGTGCTGCACACGGCGCAGGAGCTGACGGACGTGGCCGTGCCGCGGTTCGCCGACTTCTCCTACGTCAACCTGGTGGACTCGGTGCTGGGTGGTGAGGAGCCGCTGCCCGGGCCGGTCGCCGACACGGTGCCCCTGCGCCGCGCCGCGGCGACGATGGTCCCCGGCGGCCCGGCGCGGACCGTGGTGGCGCCGGGTGACGTGGACGGCTTCGCGTCCCTGCCCGGCACCCCGGCCGCACGGGCCCTGGCCACCGGCAAGCCCGTCCTGCTCACGGGCGAGGAACTGCTGGTCGAGTTGGAGGCCGCCGATCCCGCCCGGGCGGAGCTGATCCAGGGTTTCGCCGTCCGGTCCTGGCTCCTGGTGCCGATGTTCGCGCGCGGGGCGGCGCTGGGCGTGGTGCTCTTCATCCGGTTCACCCGGGCACACTCGTTCGAGGCGGACGACGTCATGCTCGCGCAGGAATTCGTCGCGCGCGCAGCGGTCTGCATCGACAACGCGAGCCGCTACACCCGCGAACGGGCCACGGCGCTGGCGCTGCAGCGGAACCTCCTGCCGCAGCGGCTGCCGGCGCTGGCGACCGTGGACGCCGCCTCGCGCCACCTGTCACGGGGCGGCCACGCCGGGCCCGGCGGCATCTGGTTCGACGTCATCCCGCTCTCCAGCGCGCGTACCGCCCTGGTCATCGGCGAGGCGGGCGGGCACGGGCTGCACTCGGCGGTGTCCATGGGCCGGCTGCGGACGGCCGTGCGGACGCTGGCGGACCTGGACATGGCCCCGGAGGAGCTGCTCACGCACCTGAGCGACCAGGTCAAGCGGTTCCACGAGGAACAGGGCGGGCCCACCCCCGGCGTCTCCGCCCCGACGTGCCTCTACACGATCTTCGACCCGATCACCATGCGTTCCGCCGTGGCGAGCGCCGGGCACGCGATGCCGGCGCGGGTGAGCCCGGACGGCGAGGTGTCGGTGGCCGGGGCCCCGACGACGCCCGCGCTGGGCACCGGCGGCGTGCCCTTCGAATGTTCGGAGGTGGCCCATGCCGACGGTGATCTCCTCGCCCTCTACACCGAGGGGCTGCTCGCCCCGGCGTCCGGGGACGGGGCGGTGCTCCGGCTCGGCGAGGCGCTGGCCGGGGCCGGTCCCGGGAGCGGGCCCGGCGAGATCGCCGACGAGGCACTGCGCCGGCTCGTGCCGGGCGGGCATCCCGGGGAGGACGTGGCGCTCCTGGTGGCACGGCTGCACCGTCTGCCGCCGGACCGCTACGCCACCTGGGACCTGGCGGGCGCGCCGGAGTCGGTCGGGCGGGCGCGCGGGCTGGTGACCGGGAAACTGGCCGAGTGGGACCTCGCGGAACTGGAGTTCACCACCGAGCTGCTGGTCAGCGAGCTCGTCACGAACGCGATCCGCTACGGCTCGCCGCCAGTGCGGCTGCGGCTGATCCGCGACCGCCGGCTGATCTGCGAGGTCGGCGACGGCAGCAGCACCTCCCCGCACGTCCGGCGCGCCCTGGAGACGGACGAGGGCGGACGCGGGCTCTACCTGGTCTCGCAGCTCGCCTCCCTGTGGGGCACGCGCTACCACGCCCGCGGCAAGACCATCTGGGCCGAGCAGCCGCTGCCCGCACCGGGCGGGGCCGACGACGGCTGA
- a CDS encoding discoidin domain-containing protein → MPRKRFIRRLLAGVIAAGLVLLGQSALPAAAAGGPNLAAGAPATASSSHAEYGVANITDGNQNTYWQSTGSSFPQWVQVDLGSSTSIDQVVVKLPAAWEARTETFAVQGSPDGSTFSTLSGSAGRNFGPGSGNTVTIDFAATTTRFVRLNITANTGWPAAQVSELEVHGSAVSTDNLAQGRTLTASTGNAPYVAANAGDGNQTTYWESANNAFPQWIQADLGSSVAVTKVVLKLPPSWEARTQTLSLRGSTNGSSFSDLVASRDYTFNPGDNNTVTISLSSTTTRYLRVNVTGNTGWAAAQLSELEVYGPATGDTTAPNAPTGLAYTEPGSGQIRLTWNAAGDNVGVTGYDVYANGELRTSVSGGTLTFTDNQPDSATVSYFVRAKDAAGNVSGNSNTVTRTGSGGDTQAPSQPGNLTLTQPGSGQIKLTWTASGDNAGVTGYEVYANEVLRTTVSGATLTYTDSQPDTATVSYYVKAKDAAGNRSVASATVTRNGSGGTGSNMAVGKPITASSSTQNFVAANANDNSVTTYWEGAGGSYPNTLTVSLGANADVTSLVLKLNPDSAWGTRTQTVQVLGREQGASGFTSLKAAADYTFNPSSGNTVTIPVSARVAEVRLQFTANSGAAAGQVAEFQVIGTPAPNPDLTVTGMSVSPGAPVETDSVSLSATVRNIGELASGATNVTFYLGTTKVGTAAVGALAAGASTTVTANIGVRDAGSYPLSAKVDESGDVIEQNDTNNTYDSPTPLVVRPVDSSDLIASPTGWSPGNPAKGNTVTFSVAIKNQGTVASAGGSHGITLTVTDTTSGSVVKTLTGSYSGAIAAGATTSPVSLGTWTAANGKYTVRTVIAPDANELAVKQQNNTSTQSLFVGRGANMPYDMYEAEDGVLGGSAAVVGPNRTVGDPAGEASGRKAVTLNSTGSSVEFTTRASTNTLVVRYSIPDAAGGGGINSTLNVYVNGSFLKAIDLTSKYAWLYGSETAPGNNPGDGNPRHIYDEANLMLGTTVQAGAKIKLQKDAANGSQYAIDFVNTEQVAPIANPDPAAYTAPTGFTHQDVQNALDKARMDTTGTLKGVYLPPGDYETGSKFQVYGKSVKIIGAGPWYTRFHTPTSQSNTDAGFRADSTANGSTFSGFSFFGNYTSRIDGPGKVFDFAGVANITIDNVWNEHTVCLYWGANTDNVTITNSRIRDTFADGVNMTNGSTDNHLDNIEARATGDDSFALFSAIDAGGADEKNNLYENLTSLLTWRAAGIAVYGGYANTFRNILVADTLVYSGVTISSLDFGYPMNGFGTDPTNLQNISIVRCGGHFWGSQTFPGIWLFSASKVFQGIRISDVDIVDPTYSGIMFQTNYVGGQPQNPIKDTVLTNVSITGAHRSGDAYDAKSGFGLWANEMPEAGQGPAVGSVTFNNLTMSDNYQNIKNTTSTFTINTNP, encoded by the coding sequence ATGCCAAGGAAACGGTTCATCCGACGGCTGCTGGCGGGGGTGATCGCGGCGGGCCTGGTGCTGCTCGGCCAGTCAGCGCTGCCCGCCGCGGCCGCCGGCGGCCCCAACCTCGCCGCGGGGGCGCCGGCCACCGCGAGCAGTTCCCACGCCGAGTACGGGGTCGCCAACATCACCGACGGCAACCAGAACACCTACTGGCAGAGCACGGGCAGCTCCTTCCCGCAGTGGGTCCAGGTCGACCTGGGCAGCAGCACCAGCATCGACCAGGTCGTCGTCAAACTCCCCGCCGCCTGGGAGGCCAGGACCGAGACCTTCGCGGTCCAGGGCAGCCCCGACGGCTCCACCTTCTCCACGCTGTCCGGCTCGGCCGGGCGGAACTTCGGCCCCGGTTCCGGCAACACGGTGACCATCGACTTCGCGGCCACCACCACCCGGTTCGTACGGCTGAACATCACCGCCAACACCGGCTGGCCCGCCGCCCAGGTCTCCGAGCTCGAGGTGCACGGCTCCGCCGTCTCCACCGACAACCTCGCCCAGGGCCGCACCCTGACCGCGAGCACCGGCAACGCGCCCTACGTCGCCGCCAACGCGGGCGACGGCAACCAGACCACCTACTGGGAGAGCGCCAACAACGCGTTCCCGCAGTGGATCCAGGCCGACCTCGGGTCCTCCGTCGCGGTCACCAAGGTGGTGCTGAAGCTGCCGCCCTCGTGGGAGGCACGGACGCAGACGCTGTCCCTGCGCGGCAGCACCAACGGCTCGTCCTTCAGCGACCTGGTGGCGTCCCGCGACTACACCTTCAACCCGGGCGACAACAACACCGTCACGATCAGCCTGAGCAGCACGACCACCCGCTACCTGCGCGTCAACGTCACGGGCAACACCGGCTGGGCCGCCGCGCAGCTGTCGGAGCTGGAGGTCTACGGCCCCGCCACCGGTGACACCACCGCGCCGAACGCGCCCACCGGCCTGGCCTACACCGAGCCCGGCTCCGGTCAGATCCGGCTGACCTGGAACGCCGCCGGTGACAACGTCGGCGTCACCGGCTACGACGTCTACGCCAACGGCGAGCTGCGCACCAGCGTCTCCGGCGGCACGCTCACCTTCACCGACAACCAGCCCGACAGCGCCACCGTCAGCTACTTCGTGCGCGCCAAGGACGCGGCCGGCAACGTCTCCGGCAACAGCAACACCGTCACCCGGACGGGCTCCGGCGGCGACACGCAGGCGCCCAGCCAGCCCGGCAACCTCACCCTCACCCAGCCCGGCTCCGGCCAGATCAAGCTGACCTGGACCGCCTCCGGCGACAACGCCGGCGTCACCGGCTACGAGGTGTACGCCAACGAGGTCCTGCGCACCACGGTGTCGGGCGCCACGCTCACGTACACCGACAGCCAGCCCGACACCGCGACCGTCTCCTACTACGTGAAGGCCAAGGACGCGGCGGGCAACCGCAGCGTCGCCAGCGCCACGGTCACCCGCAACGGCTCGGGCGGCACCGGCTCCAACATGGCCGTGGGCAAGCCGATCACGGCATCGTCCAGCACCCAGAACTTCGTCGCGGCCAACGCCAACGACAACAGCGTCACCACCTACTGGGAGGGCGCCGGCGGCAGCTACCCGAACACGCTGACCGTCTCCCTCGGGGCGAACGCCGACGTCACCTCGCTGGTGCTCAAGCTCAACCCCGACAGCGCCTGGGGCACCCGCACCCAGACCGTCCAGGTGCTCGGCCGGGAGCAGGGCGCGAGCGGCTTCACCAGCCTCAAGGCGGCCGCCGACTACACCTTCAACCCGTCCTCCGGGAACACGGTGACCATCCCGGTCAGCGCCCGGGTCGCCGAGGTACGGCTGCAGTTCACCGCCAACAGCGGCGCGGCCGCGGGCCAGGTGGCGGAGTTCCAGGTGATCGGCACCCCGGCGCCGAACCCGGACCTGACCGTCACCGGCATGTCCGTCTCCCCCGGCGCACCGGTCGAGACCGACTCGGTGAGCCTGTCCGCGACCGTGCGCAACATCGGCGAGCTCGCCTCGGGCGCCACGAACGTCACCTTCTACCTGGGCACCACCAAGGTCGGCACCGCCGCGGTCGGCGCGCTGGCCGCGGGCGCCTCGACCACGGTGACGGCGAACATCGGCGTGCGGGACGCGGGCAGCTACCCGCTGAGCGCCAAGGTCGACGAGTCCGGGGACGTCATCGAGCAGAACGACACCAACAACACCTACGACAGCCCGACCCCGCTGGTCGTCAGGCCGGTCGACAGCTCCGACCTGATCGCCTCGCCCACCGGCTGGTCCCCCGGCAACCCGGCCAAGGGCAACACCGTCACCTTCTCGGTGGCGATCAAGAACCAGGGCACGGTCGCCTCGGCCGGCGGCTCCCACGGCATCACCCTCACGGTCACCGACACCACCTCCGGCTCCGTCGTCAAGACGCTGACCGGCTCCTACAGCGGCGCCATCGCGGCGGGCGCCACCACGAGCCCCGTCTCGCTGGGCACCTGGACCGCCGCCAACGGCAAGTACACCGTCAGGACCGTCATCGCGCCCGACGCGAACGAACTGGCGGTCAAGCAGCAGAACAACACCAGCACCCAGTCGCTCTTCGTCGGTCGCGGCGCCAACATGCCGTACGACATGTACGAGGCGGAGGACGGGGTCCTCGGCGGGAGCGCCGCCGTGGTCGGCCCCAACCGCACCGTCGGCGACCCGGCCGGTGAGGCGTCCGGCCGCAAGGCCGTCACGCTGAACAGCACCGGCAGCTCGGTGGAGTTCACCACCAGGGCCAGCACCAACACCCTGGTCGTCCGCTACTCCATCCCCGACGCCGCGGGCGGCGGCGGGATCAACTCCACCCTGAACGTCTACGTCAACGGCAGCTTCCTCAAGGCCATCGACCTCACCTCCAAGTACGCGTGGCTGTACGGCAGCGAGACCGCCCCCGGCAACAACCCCGGTGACGGCAATCCCCGCCACATCTACGACGAGGCCAACCTGATGCTCGGCACGACCGTGCAGGCCGGGGCGAAGATCAAGCTGCAGAAGGACGCCGCCAACGGCAGCCAGTACGCGATCGACTTCGTCAACACCGAGCAGGTCGCCCCGATCGCCAACCCCGACCCCGCGGCCTACACCGCGCCGACCGGGTTCACCCACCAGGACGTGCAGAACGCCCTGGACAAGGCCCGGATGGACACCACGGGCACCCTGAAGGGCGTCTACCTGCCGCCGGGCGACTACGAGACGGGCAGCAAGTTCCAGGTCTACGGCAAGTCTGTCAAGATCATCGGTGCGGGCCCCTGGTACACCCGCTTCCACACGCCGACGAGCCAGTCCAACACCGACGCGGGCTTCCGCGCCGACTCCACCGCCAACGGCTCGACCTTCTCGGGCTTCTCCTTCTTCGGCAACTACACCTCGCGGATCGACGGTCCCGGCAAGGTCTTCGACTTCGCAGGCGTCGCCAACATCACCATCGACAACGTCTGGAACGAGCACACGGTCTGCCTCTACTGGGGCGCCAACACCGACAACGTCACCATCACGAACTCCCGGATCCGCGACACCTTCGCCGACGGCGTCAACATGACCAACGGCAGCACGGACAACCACCTCGACAACATCGAGGCCCGTGCCACCGGTGACGACAGCTTCGCCCTCTTCTCGGCGATCGACGCCGGCGGGGCGGACGAGAAGAACAACCTCTACGAGAACCTGACGTCCCTGCTGACCTGGCGCGCCGCGGGCATCGCCGTCTACGGCGGCTACGCCAACACCTTCCGCAACATCCTCGTCGCGGACACGCTGGTCTACTCGGGCGTCACGATCAGCTCCCTGGACTTCGGCTACCCGATGAACGGCTTCGGGACCGACCCGACCAACCTCCAGAACATCTCCATCGTCCGCTGCGGCGGGCACTTCTGGGGCAGCCAGACCTTCCCGGGCATCTGGCTCTTCTCCGCCTCGAAGGTCTTCCAGGGCATCCGCATCAGCGACGTGGACATCGTGGACCCGACCTACAGCGGGATCATGTTCCAGACGAACTACGTGGGCGGTCAGCCGCAGAACCCGATCAAGGACACGGTCCTCACCAACGTGTCCATCACCGGCGCCCACCGCAGTGGTGACGCCTACGACGCCAAGTCGGGCTTCGGCCTGTGGGCCAACGAGATGCCGGAGGCGGGACAGGGTCCCGCGGTCGGCTCCGTCACCTTCAACAACCTCACGATGAGCGACAACTACCAGAACATCAAGAACACGACGTCCACGTTCACCATCAACACCAACCCGTAG
- a CDS encoding TIGR03086 family metal-binding protein: MTHHPDLHPAARDVSALLERIGDKHLDAPTPCPDYTVAHLIGHIAGLCAAFRDAARKDFGPTTDGDPGAAVPELPPAWRDLLPVLLTEVSDAWRDPGAWEGETRAGGITLPADAAGRFALNELLVHGWDLARATGLDHRPDKSAVEAAIALLTGFGTASGDRSGPFGRPVPVPDSAPALDRLVGLTGRDPDWSPPR; the protein is encoded by the coding sequence ATGACGCATCATCCCGACCTCCACCCGGCCGCCCGGGACGTGAGCGCACTGCTGGAGCGGATCGGCGACAAGCACCTCGACGCGCCCACGCCGTGTCCCGACTACACCGTGGCGCACCTCATCGGGCACATCGCCGGGCTCTGTGCGGCCTTCCGCGACGCCGCCCGCAAGGACTTCGGCCCCACCACGGACGGCGACCCCGGCGCGGCGGTCCCCGAGCTCCCGCCCGCCTGGCGCGACCTGCTGCCCGTCCTGCTGACGGAGGTGTCCGACGCCTGGAGGGACCCCGGGGCCTGGGAGGGCGAGACGAGGGCCGGCGGCATCACCCTGCCCGCGGACGCCGCGGGCCGTTTCGCCCTGAACGAGCTGCTGGTCCACGGCTGGGACCTGGCCCGCGCGACGGGGCTCGACCACCGCCCCGACAAGTCCGCCGTGGAGGCCGCGATCGCCCTGCTCACCGGCTTCGGGACGGCCTCCGGCGACCGCTCGGGGCCCTTCGGCCGGCCGGTACCGGTCCCGGACTCCGCGCCGGCGCTGGACCGGCTGGTCGGACTCACCGGCCGGGATCCGGACTGGAGCCCGCCGCGCTGA
- a CDS encoding serine/threonine-protein kinase has product MTGAHEDVGRVVTGRYRLLRRLGVGGMGRVWLAYDQELACEVAVKEIVLPPGVPEREVSSRIARARGEARHAARLRNHPHVVTVHDIVEEDGLPWIVMEFVPGAMDLEAVVRERGPLPPAEVARIGLAVLDALLEGHRLGILHRDVKPANILLTHPGSQPSYPTEGGGRVMLTDYGIALEPSSGETRLTATLEILGTPRFMAPERANNRPPTAAGDLFSLGATLYYALEGTGPFDRETALTTLSALLFEPPAPPRRETRLTPVLVGLLAKDPADRMGAEEAARRLSAVAAQPYHLHPAPAGEPAAPAETPPPERPPAPKPPQPQSAAAPTTELPPSAELPPPAGPEEREGPGPPPGPLPPKAGEGPPRSGPPRPRRRRAGLVAAVVLVALALVGGGIYLAQSPSPGPGHATPTSVQSIKVGDSPHGVAMSPDGGRGYVANYSSGSVSMIDTELNRTVGDPIPVGRFPKGVAVSPDGRKVYVTNNYAGSVSVIDTTSNRTVGDAISVGSSPEGLAVSPDGSRVYVANGTSGSVSVIDTELNRTVGDPIPVSRFPRGVAVSPDGSKVYVTSFGRNRTSASVSVIDTAQNRTVGDPVLVGRRPEGVAVSPDGSRVYVANGGSGSVSVIDAARNRTVGDPIPVGSSPAGMAMSLDGRHVYVADGGSGSVSVIDTAENRTVGGAIAVGSSPEGVAVSPDERRVYVADATSGSVSVITF; this is encoded by the coding sequence ATGACAGGAGCGCACGAGGACGTCGGGCGCGTGGTCACCGGTCGCTACCGGCTTCTGCGCCGGCTCGGCGTCGGCGGCATGGGACGGGTGTGGCTCGCCTACGACCAGGAGCTGGCCTGCGAGGTCGCGGTCAAGGAGATCGTCCTGCCGCCCGGTGTCCCCGAACGCGAGGTGAGCTCCCGCATCGCCCGGGCCCGCGGCGAGGCCCGGCACGCCGCCCGGCTGCGGAACCACCCCCACGTCGTCACCGTCCACGACATCGTGGAGGAGGACGGCCTCCCGTGGATCGTCATGGAGTTCGTCCCCGGCGCCATGGACCTGGAGGCGGTGGTGCGCGAGCGGGGGCCGCTGCCGCCCGCGGAGGTCGCCCGGATCGGGCTGGCCGTGCTCGACGCGCTCCTGGAGGGCCACCGGCTGGGCATCCTGCACCGTGACGTCAAACCGGCCAACATCCTGCTGACCCATCCCGGCTCGCAGCCCTCCTACCCCACCGAGGGCGGCGGCCGGGTGATGCTCACCGACTACGGCATCGCCCTGGAGCCCAGCTCGGGCGAGACGCGCCTCACGGCGACCCTGGAGATCCTCGGCACCCCGCGCTTCATGGCCCCGGAGCGGGCCAACAACCGGCCGCCCACCGCGGCGGGCGACCTGTTCTCGCTCGGCGCCACCCTGTACTACGCGCTGGAGGGCACCGGGCCCTTCGACCGCGAGACCGCCCTCACCACCCTCAGCGCCCTGCTCTTCGAGCCGCCCGCCCCGCCACGCCGGGAGACCCGGCTGACACCCGTCCTCGTGGGACTGCTCGCCAAGGACCCCGCGGACCGGATGGGCGCGGAGGAGGCGGCCCGGCGGCTCTCCGCCGTCGCCGCCCAGCCGTACCACCTCCACCCGGCCCCTGCGGGGGAGCCGGCGGCCCCCGCGGAGACCCCACCGCCCGAGCGGCCCCCCGCACCGAAGCCGCCGCAGCCCCAGTCGGCGGCCGCCCCGACGACCGAACTCCCGCCGTCGGCCGAACTCCCGCCGCCGGCCGGGCCGGAGGAACGCGAAGGGCCCGGCCCGCCCCCGGGGCCGCTGCCGCCGAAGGCCGGCGAGGGCCCACCGCGGTCCGGTCCGCCCCGGCCGCGGCGCCGGCGGGCCGGGCTCGTCGCCGCGGTGGTGCTGGTGGCGCTGGCCTTGGTGGGCGGCGGCATCTACCTGGCGCAATCCCCTTCCCCGGGCCCTGGGCACGCCACGCCGACATCCGTGCAGTCGATCAAGGTCGGCGACTCCCCGCACGGAGTGGCGATGTCCCCGGACGGGGGCCGGGGCTACGTGGCCAACTACAGCTCGGGGTCGGTGTCGATGATCGACACCGAGCTGAACCGCACCGTGGGCGATCCCATCCCCGTGGGCCGCTTCCCGAAGGGGGTGGCGGTCTCACCGGACGGGCGCAAGGTCTACGTGACCAACAACTACGCGGGTTCGGTCTCGGTCATCGACACGACGAGCAACCGCACGGTGGGCGACGCGATTTCCGTGGGCTCCAGCCCGGAGGGGCTGGCGGTGTCGCCGGACGGGAGCCGGGTGTACGTGGCCAACGGGACGTCCGGTTCGGTGTCGGTGATCGACACCGAGCTGAACCGCACCGTGGGCGATCCCATCCCCGTCAGCCGCTTCCCGCGGGGGGTGGCGGTGTCCCCCGACGGGAGCAAGGTCTACGTGACCAGCTTCGGCCGCAACAGGACCTCGGCCTCGGTGTCCGTCATCGACACCGCGCAGAACCGCACGGTGGGTGATCCCGTCCTCGTCGGCCGCCGCCCGGAGGGGGTGGCGGTGTCGCCGGACGGGAGCCGGGTGTATGTGGCCAACGGGGGATCGGGTTCGGTGTCGGTGATCGACGCCGCGAGGAACCGTACGGTCGGCGATCCCATCCCCGTCGGCTCCAGCCCCGCGGGGATGGCGATGTCCCTGGACGGGCGGCACGTCTACGTGGCCGACGGGGGTTCCGGTTCGGTGTCGGTGATCGACACCGCGGAGAACCGCACGGTGGGCGGCGCGATCGCGGTGGGCTCCAGCCCGGAGGGGGTGGCGGTGTCGCCGGACGAGCGCCGCGTCTACGTGGCCGACGCGACCTCCGGTTCGGTGTCGGTGATCACGTTCTAG
- a CDS encoding methyltransferase domain-containing protein yields MTTRDTDHGGGPGHDHGYLLDNRRAEAGTRFDAFAELFDPVTFRHVDALGIGAGMRCWEVGAGGASVPLGLAARVGPGGAVVATDIDVSWTRDAAGGVVEVLRHDVAADPAPPGGFDLVHARLVLVHVTDRAEALRRMTGALRPGGLLLLEDADPGLQPLLCPDESGPEQRLANRLRSGFRTLMAGRGADLAYGRTLPRLLRQAGLEEVGADAYFPITSPACAVLEAATVRHIRDGLVAAGLATDEEVDRHLANVATGTLDLATAPMVSAWGRRPLSAAGSSPDPGR; encoded by the coding sequence ATGACGACACGCGACACGGACCACGGGGGCGGCCCGGGACACGACCACGGCTACCTGCTGGACAACCGCCGGGCCGAGGCGGGGACACGTTTCGACGCCTTCGCCGAGCTCTTCGACCCCGTGACGTTCCGGCACGTCGACGCGCTCGGCATCGGGGCGGGGATGCGCTGCTGGGAGGTGGGTGCCGGCGGCGCCTCGGTGCCCCTCGGACTGGCCGCACGGGTCGGCCCCGGCGGTGCCGTGGTCGCCACCGACATCGACGTGTCGTGGACCCGGGACGCCGCGGGCGGTGTGGTCGAGGTGCTGCGGCACGACGTCGCCGCCGACCCCGCGCCGCCGGGCGGGTTCGACCTCGTCCACGCCCGGCTGGTGCTGGTGCACGTCACCGACCGGGCGGAGGCGCTGCGGCGCATGACCGGCGCGCTCCGCCCGGGCGGCCTGCTGCTGCTGGAGGACGCCGATCCCGGGCTGCAGCCGCTGCTCTGCCCGGACGAGTCCGGACCCGAGCAGCGGCTCGCCAACCGCCTGCGCTCCGGCTTCCGCACGCTGATGGCCGGGCGCGGCGCCGACCTGGCCTACGGGCGGACGCTGCCGCGGCTGCTGCGGCAGGCCGGTCTCGAGGAGGTCGGGGCCGACGCGTACTTCCCGATCACGTCACCGGCGTGCGCGGTCCTGGAGGCGGCCACGGTGCGGCACATCAGGGACGGGCTCGTGGCGGCCGGGCTGGCCACCGACGAGGAGGTCGACCGCCATCTGGCGAACGTCGCCACCGGCACGCTCGACCTGGCGACGGCGCCCATGGTCTCCGCCTGGGGTCGCCGGCCGCTCAGCGCGGCGGGCTCCAGTCCGGATCCCGGCCGGTGA